Proteins from a genomic interval of Agromyces sp. Leaf222:
- a CDS encoding alcohol dehydrogenase catalytic domain-containing protein, giving the protein MHTVDRLTEHDVIVKPSPVAMVWNEPGRAQEALAVPGVHLGDGEALVEVELTTICGSDVHTVLGHRPVRSPLVLGHEQVGRVVALGAGAVRSDGSPLELGDRVVWSVTVSCGTCDRCRRGLTQKCRTLAKYGHERVHRGWELSGGFATHVQLRAGTAIVRVAEDVPAVVAAPASCATATAVAALAAASDRVDLDGAIVLITGGGMIGLTCAALALDAGATVIVSEPDAARRAFARRLGALSADPRARADGDERLEAVLAAASGPDSREVLVAIEASGVAAGVRTAVAKVGIGGVVVLVGTVTSGTELCIDPESLVRRLATITGVHNYDAVHLERAVAFLERAWRTLPLDELVSSTHALARLDHALEEAASGRHIRVGVAPGRRAAP; this is encoded by the coding sequence ATGCACACCGTCGACCGCCTGACCGAGCACGACGTCATCGTCAAGCCCTCGCCAGTCGCCATGGTCTGGAACGAGCCCGGTCGTGCGCAGGAGGCGCTCGCCGTGCCCGGCGTGCACCTCGGCGACGGCGAGGCCCTCGTCGAGGTCGAGCTCACGACGATCTGCGGGTCCGACGTGCACACGGTGCTCGGGCATCGTCCGGTCAGGTCGCCGCTCGTGCTCGGCCACGAACAGGTCGGCCGGGTCGTCGCCCTCGGCGCCGGCGCCGTGCGCAGTGACGGGTCGCCGCTCGAGCTCGGCGACCGCGTCGTCTGGTCGGTCACCGTCAGCTGCGGCACCTGCGACCGCTGCCGTCGCGGGCTCACGCAGAAGTGCCGAACGCTCGCCAAGTACGGCCACGAGCGCGTGCACCGCGGGTGGGAGCTCTCCGGCGGATTCGCCACGCACGTGCAGCTCCGCGCAGGCACGGCGATCGTTCGCGTGGCCGAAGACGTGCCGGCGGTCGTCGCGGCGCCCGCCTCGTGCGCGACGGCGACGGCGGTCGCGGCGCTCGCCGCGGCATCCGATCGCGTGGACCTCGACGGCGCCATCGTGCTCATCACCGGCGGCGGCATGATCGGCCTCACCTGCGCGGCGCTCGCCCTCGACGCCGGCGCGACCGTGATCGTCTCCGAACCGGATGCCGCGCGGCGGGCGTTCGCGCGCCGGCTCGGAGCCCTGAGCGCCGACCCGCGCGCCCGGGCCGACGGCGACGAGCGGCTCGAGGCCGTGCTCGCCGCCGCGAGCGGGCCCGACTCGCGCGAGGTGCTCGTCGCGATCGAGGCATCCGGAGTCGCGGCGGGCGTGCGCACCGCCGTCGCGAAGGTCGGCATCGGCGGCGTGGTCGTGCTCGTCGGCACCGTGACGAGCGGCACCGAGCTCTGCATCGATCCCGAGTCGCTCGTTCGCCGTCTCGCGACGATCACGGGCGTGCACAACTACGACGCCGTACATCTCGAGCGGGCGGTCGCGTTCCTCGAGCGAGCGTGGCGCACCCTGCCGCTCGACGAGCTCGTGAGCTCGACGCACGCGCTCGCCCGGCTCGACCACGCGCTCGAGGAGGCCGCGTCGGGCCGGCACATCCGGGTGGGCGTCGCCCCCGGGCGACGGGCCGCCCCCTGA
- a CDS encoding SDR family NAD(P)-dependent oxidoreductase, translating to MTWYPLALPPQAGRRYLVTGANAGVGFFTAARLAAAGAHVVLAGRSAERLDAARSAIREARPAASVEAIVIDTSSQGSVLRGTDALLQVEPFDGIVANAGMVHTPRTREVSIDGDELVLATNVLGHFTLLARLVPHLTLGARVVLLGSLSTRLSTFRMSDLQLEHGYDSWRAYAQSKIATQVLGFELDRRLRAAGVAVSSIVVHPGYSVRGRTPTVPGVNEPTRGDRFADALQSAWAQGKHRGAEVPLHALTAPDVTGGQFWGPRTLTRGEPRLQKPTRVSTDPKIGARFWTFAEETTGREFTVGA from the coding sequence ATGACCTGGTACCCGCTTGCGCTGCCGCCGCAGGCGGGGCGCCGCTATCTCGTCACCGGGGCGAACGCCGGGGTCGGGTTCTTCACCGCGGCACGACTCGCGGCCGCGGGCGCCCACGTGGTGCTCGCCGGGCGCAGCGCAGAGCGGCTCGATGCCGCGCGGTCGGCGATCCGCGAGGCCAGGCCCGCGGCATCCGTCGAGGCGATCGTCATCGACACCTCGTCGCAGGGCTCGGTGCTGCGCGGCACCGACGCGCTCCTTCAGGTGGAGCCGTTCGACGGCATCGTCGCGAACGCGGGCATGGTGCACACGCCCCGCACCCGCGAGGTCTCGATCGACGGCGACGAGCTCGTGCTCGCGACCAACGTGCTCGGGCACTTCACGCTGCTCGCTCGGTTGGTGCCGCATCTCACGCTCGGCGCACGAGTGGTGCTGCTCGGGTCGCTGTCGACCCGGCTCTCGACGTTCCGCATGAGCGACCTGCAGCTCGAGCACGGTTACGACTCCTGGCGGGCGTACGCCCAGTCGAAGATCGCGACGCAGGTGCTCGGGTTCGAGCTCGACCGCCGTCTGCGCGCAGCCGGAGTGGCCGTGTCGAGCATCGTCGTGCACCCCGGCTACTCGGTGCGCGGCCGCACGCCCACCGTTCCCGGCGTGAACGAGCCGACCCGCGGCGACCGGTTCGCCGACGCGCTGCAGTCGGCGTGGGCGCAGGGCAAGCACCGTGGCGCCGAGGTGCCCCTGCACGCCCTCACGGCACCGGATGTCACGGGCGGGCAGTTCTGGGGCCCGCGCACCCTCACGCGCGGCGAGCCCCGGCTGCAGAAGCCGACGCGCGTCTCGACCGATCCGAAGATCGGCGCGAGGTTCTGGACCTTCGCCGAAGAGACCACGGGCCGCGAATTCACCGTCGGCGCATGA
- a CDS encoding chorismate mutase encodes MTEGRPDERDAAMTELLGIRSSIDNIDAALIHLLAERFKFTQKVGRLKAEHGLPPSDPSREQRQIARLRDLAVDAHLDPAFAEKWFNFVVAEVIQHHEEIAGGARTE; translated from the coding sequence ATGACTGAAGGCCGACCCGACGAACGTGATGCCGCGATGACCGAGCTCCTCGGCATCCGCTCGAGCATCGACAACATCGACGCGGCCCTCATCCACCTGCTGGCCGAGCGGTTCAAGTTCACGCAGAAGGTCGGGCGGCTGAAGGCCGAGCACGGACTCCCGCCGAGCGACCCGAGCCGTGAGCAGCGTCAGATCGCCCGGCTGCGCGACCTCGCCGTCGACGCGCACCTCGACCCCGCCTTCGCCGAGAAGTGGTTCAACTTCGTCGTCGCCGAGGTGATCCAGCACCACGAGGAGATCGCGGGCGGGGCGCGAACCGAATGA
- a CDS encoding FtsX-like permease family protein: MIARVAWLLARPGSAGAAASVLPVVAFAVVTALLLTVAGGAQTFFTWTDDTSMVYQLLAVIALVLLVVPLVSLGGAAARLSARRRDDRLATLRLLGATPGVVRTLAVVEAAAFALAGAVLGALAYLAAVPLIGLIPFRGEPLGAAGVLLPWWVLVATPLAVAALAAVSAVVGLRQVVISPLGVRTRQEAPRLHWVRVVVGIGVIALAYGLMSVIGVAQVALVLITMLAVAFGGTLAVLNLIGPWVIRLLASGQARRAKTPARLLAARSVLESPKAAWRQVGGVAMTSFMAVFAGVGVGLLGAAAADGGNADPESAMLLTDVRTGILITVVGSFLMVACSVGVGQAAAILDRADLYRSLEMLGMPVATMEAARRRAVMSPLRVTAVGSAVIAAIVMLPLTGITLIVAPLSLAVIAVVLAAGIGIVWLGLAATKPVLHRVAAG; this comes from the coding sequence ATGATCGCCAGGGTCGCGTGGCTGCTCGCACGGCCGGGATCCGCGGGCGCCGCGGCATCCGTGCTCCCCGTGGTCGCGTTCGCCGTGGTCACCGCGCTGCTGCTCACGGTCGCGGGCGGCGCGCAGACGTTCTTCACGTGGACCGACGACACGTCGATGGTCTACCAATTGCTCGCGGTCATCGCGCTCGTGCTGCTCGTGGTGCCGCTCGTCTCGCTCGGCGGGGCGGCCGCACGGCTGTCGGCGAGGCGACGCGACGACCGGTTGGCGACACTGCGGCTGCTGGGCGCGACGCCGGGCGTCGTGCGCACGCTGGCGGTCGTCGAGGCGGCGGCGTTCGCCCTGGCCGGGGCGGTGCTCGGGGCGCTCGCGTACCTCGCGGCGGTGCCGCTGATCGGGCTCATCCCGTTCCGCGGCGAGCCGCTCGGCGCTGCCGGCGTGCTGCTGCCGTGGTGGGTGCTCGTCGCGACCCCGCTCGCGGTGGCCGCGCTCGCCGCGGTGAGCGCCGTGGTCGGACTCCGCCAGGTGGTCATCTCGCCGCTCGGCGTGCGCACCCGGCAGGAGGCTCCGCGACTGCACTGGGTGCGCGTGGTCGTCGGCATCGGCGTCATCGCGCTCGCCTACGGGCTCATGAGCGTGATCGGGGTCGCGCAGGTCGCGCTCGTGCTCATCACGATGCTCGCGGTCGCCTTCGGCGGCACGCTCGCGGTGCTGAACCTCATCGGCCCGTGGGTGATCCGCCTGCTCGCGAGCGGTCAGGCGCGGCGGGCGAAGACCCCCGCGCGGCTCCTCGCCGCGCGTTCGGTGCTCGAGTCGCCGAAGGCGGCCTGGCGGCAGGTCGGCGGCGTCGCGATGACGAGCTTCATGGCCGTCTTCGCGGGGGTCGGCGTCGGCCTGCTCGGTGCGGCCGCCGCCGACGGGGGCAACGCCGATCCCGAATCGGCGATGCTGCTCACCGACGTGCGCACCGGCATCCTGATCACCGTCGTCGGCTCGTTTCTGATGGTCGCGTGCTCGGTGGGCGTCGGCCAGGCGGCGGCGATCCTCGACCGTGCCGACCTGTACCGAAGCCTCGAGATGCTCGGCATGCCGGTCGCCACCATGGAGGCCGCACGGCGTCGAGCCGTCATGTCGCCGCTGCGCGTCACCGCGGTCGGATCGGCCGTGATCGCGGCGATCGTGATGCTGCCGCTCACGGGCATCACGCTCATCGTCGCGCCGCTGTCGCTCGCCGTGATCGCGGTCGTGCTGGCCGCCGGCATCGGCATCGTCTGGCTCGGGCTGGCGGCCACGAAGCCCGTTCTGCATCGGGTGGCTGCCGGGTAG
- a CDS encoding ABC transporter ATP-binding protein has protein sequence MSSYVIEAAGLSKSFGTAQALAGVDLQVRTGESLAIMGASGSGKTTLLHCLAGITRPDSGTVGFRSGIGLVAVTELGEGERSRLRREAFGFVFQQGLLIPELTAVENVALALMLNGMPRATAEQHARGWLASLGLAGLEERRIGQLSGGQAQRVAIARAQVTGATVVFADEPTGALDSQTSADVMGALLHSTTGQGRTLVVVTHDPDVAAQCSRVVEMRDGRIVGERVPGVSA, from the coding sequence ATGAGTTCGTATGTGATCGAGGCAGCAGGCCTCAGCAAGTCCTTCGGCACCGCGCAGGCGCTGGCGGGTGTGGACCTCCAGGTGCGCACCGGTGAGTCGCTCGCCATCATGGGTGCGTCGGGGTCGGGCAAGACGACCCTGCTGCACTGCCTGGCGGGCATCACCCGCCCCGACTCCGGAACGGTCGGCTTCCGTTCCGGCATCGGCCTGGTGGCGGTCACCGAACTCGGCGAGGGCGAGCGTTCGCGGCTGCGCCGGGAGGCGTTCGGGTTCGTCTTCCAGCAGGGGCTCCTCATCCCGGAGCTCACCGCGGTCGAGAACGTCGCCCTCGCACTCATGCTGAACGGGATGCCGCGCGCGACCGCCGAGCAGCACGCGCGCGGATGGCTGGCCTCCCTCGGCCTCGCCGGGCTCGAGGAGCGCCGCATCGGCCAGCTCTCGGGCGGGCAGGCGCAGCGTGTGGCGATCGCCCGTGCGCAGGTGACGGGCGCGACCGTGGTCTTCGCCGACGAGCCGACCGGAGCCCTCGACTCGCAGACGAGCGCCGACGTGATGGGCGCGCTGCTGCATTCGACGACCGGCCAGGGGCGCACGCTCGTGGTCGTCACGCATGATCCGGATGTCGCGGCGCAGTGCTCCCGCGTCGTCGAGATGCGCGACGGCCGCATCGTGGGCGAGCGCGTGCCGGGGGTGAGCGCATGA
- a CDS encoding lytic polysaccharide monooxygenase, whose protein sequence is MHTTTSRRRRPKALVVLATATALAMLGVAAPAFAHGWIGGSGSELTARQVMPGNTGLGAVAYEPQSLEAPGGFPETGPADGRIASAGIAQFSELDAQTATRWAKNEITPGPHRFGWTYTAPHNTDQWRYYITKNGWNPNEPLKRSSFELLQVVAHDHSAANTYPVHTITIPSDHSGYHVILAVWEVWDTTNAFYNVVDVNISGSPGSADTQAPTAPTSVRSTATGSSSVGLAWTASTDDRGVSGYRVERATATGAFAQVAQATGASHLDTGLSASTAYRYRVAAVDAAGNVSAYSAVFSVTTGSGSQPDTQAPTAPTGVHSMATTATSVDLMWTASTDDRGVAAYRVERATPTGAFAQVGQGAGTSLVDSGLTAATAYRYRVAAVDAAGNVSAFSTVFQVTTVAGSGGTAPAWNPSGAYTKGDRVSHGGAVYEAVQTHQGVGDPSWITARSLWTPVG, encoded by the coding sequence ATGCACACCACCACTTCTCGACGACGGAGGCCGAAGGCGCTCGTCGTGCTCGCCACGGCGACCGCCCTGGCGATGCTCGGCGTCGCCGCGCCGGCGTTCGCGCACGGATGGATCGGCGGCTCGGGTTCGGAGCTGACCGCCCGGCAGGTGATGCCGGGCAACACCGGACTGGGCGCGGTGGCCTACGAGCCGCAGAGCCTCGAGGCGCCCGGCGGGTTCCCCGAGACGGGGCCGGCCGACGGCAGGATCGCCTCGGCCGGCATCGCCCAGTTCTCGGAGCTCGACGCGCAGACCGCGACGAGGTGGGCGAAGAACGAGATCACGCCGGGCCCGCACCGGTTCGGGTGGACGTACACCGCGCCGCACAACACCGACCAGTGGCGGTACTACATCACGAAGAACGGCTGGAACCCGAACGAGCCGCTGAAGCGCTCGTCGTTCGAGCTGCTGCAGGTCGTCGCCCACGACCACTCGGCGGCGAACACGTACCCGGTGCACACGATCACGATCCCGAGCGACCACTCGGGCTACCACGTGATCCTCGCGGTCTGGGAGGTGTGGGACACGACGAACGCGTTCTACAACGTGGTCGACGTGAACATCTCGGGTTCGCCCGGGTCCGCCGACACGCAGGCGCCGACCGCGCCGACGTCGGTGCGCAGCACGGCGACCGGCTCGTCGAGCGTCGGACTCGCCTGGACCGCGTCGACCGACGATCGCGGCGTCAGCGGGTACCGCGTCGAGCGTGCGACCGCGACCGGCGCGTTCGCCCAGGTCGCGCAGGCGACGGGCGCGAGTCACCTCGACACGGGTCTCTCGGCCTCGACGGCGTACCGCTACCGGGTCGCCGCCGTCGACGCGGCGGGCAACGTCTCGGCGTACAGCGCGGTGTTCAGCGTGACCACGGGCAGCGGCTCGCAGCCCGACACGCAGGCGCCGACCGCACCGACGGGCGTGCACAGCATGGCGACCACGGCCACGAGCGTCGACCTCATGTGGACGGCGTCGACCGATGACCGCGGGGTGGCCGCCTACCGCGTGGAGCGTGCGACGCCGACGGGCGCGTTCGCGCAGGTCGGGCAGGGCGCGGGCACGAGCCTCGTCGATTCGGGCCTGACTGCGGCGACGGCCTACCGGTACCGCGTCGCCGCGGTGGATGCCGCGGGCAACGTGTCGGCGTTCAGCACGGTGTTCCAGGTCACGACCGTCGCCGGGTCGGGGGGCACCGCCCCCGCGTGGAACCCCAGCGGCGCGTACACGAAGGGCGACCGCGTGAGCCACGGCGGCGCGGTCTACGAGGCCGTGCAGACGCACCAGGGCGTCGGCGACCCGAGCTGGATCACCGCACGCTCGCTCTGGACGCCCGTGGGCTGA
- a CDS encoding ABC transporter ATP-binding protein codes for MTATVVSAKGLTKRYGSFTAVDAVDLTLEENRIYGLLGRNGAGKTTIMQLLTGQLFPDAGSLDVFGRAPAEHADVLRRMCFIAESQRYPDSFKAVHVFKAAPWFFENWDAEFAEQLIKDFRLPLNRPIKKLSRGQLSAVGVIVGLASRAPMTFFDEPYLGLDAVARHIFYDRLLEDYTEHPRTIVLSTHLIDEVANLLEHVILIDQGRILFDRDADELRGSATTVAGPRSVVESFIADRPVIGREGLGGLASATIDGRLDQADRVRAAELGLELAPVSLQQLIIHLTGTDLRADSTDEEVAA; via the coding sequence ATGACCGCCACCGTCGTCAGCGCGAAGGGGCTCACGAAGCGCTACGGGTCGTTCACCGCCGTCGACGCCGTCGACCTCACGCTCGAGGAGAACCGCATCTACGGCCTCCTCGGTCGCAACGGCGCAGGCAAGACGACCATCATGCAGTTGCTCACCGGCCAGCTCTTCCCGGATGCCGGCTCGCTCGACGTCTTCGGACGAGCGCCGGCCGAGCATGCCGACGTGCTGCGCCGCATGTGCTTCATCGCCGAGTCGCAGCGCTACCCCGACAGCTTCAAGGCCGTACACGTGTTCAAGGCGGCGCCGTGGTTCTTCGAGAACTGGGATGCCGAGTTCGCCGAGCAGCTCATCAAGGACTTCCGCCTGCCGCTGAACCGCCCCATCAAGAAGCTCTCGCGCGGACAGCTGAGCGCCGTCGGCGTCATCGTCGGACTCGCGAGCCGGGCACCGATGACCTTCTTCGACGAGCCGTACCTCGGTCTCGACGCGGTCGCGCGGCACATCTTCTACGACCGGCTCCTCGAGGACTACACCGAGCACCCGCGCACGATCGTGCTCTCGACCCACCTGATCGACGAGGTCGCGAACCTGCTCGAGCATGTGATCCTCATCGACCAGGGTCGCATCCTGTTCGACCGCGACGCCGACGAGTTGCGGGGGTCGGCGACGACCGTCGCCGGTCCGCGGTCCGTGGTCGAGTCGTTCATCGCCGACCGGCCGGTCATCGGCCGCGAGGGCCTCGGGGGGCTGGCGTCGGCCACCATCGACGGCCGGCTCGACCAGGCCGACCGCGTGCGCGCCGCCGAGCTCGGACTCGAGCTCGCGCCGGTCTCGCTCCAGCAGCTCATCATCCACCTGACCGGCACCGACCTGCGTGCCGATTCCACCGACGAGGAGGTCGCAGCATGA
- a CDS encoding GntR family transcriptional regulator: MDESRPIFIQITEQVENDIIDGTLAEGAQIPSINEFATFHRINPATALRGVNRLVDDGIVEKRRGIGMFVTTGARARLVERRRDEFATAYIRPLIVEAEKLGLDIDQLAALIRAERIES, translated from the coding sequence ATGGACGAATCGCGACCGATCTTCATCCAGATCACGGAGCAGGTCGAGAACGACATCATCGACGGCACGCTCGCCGAAGGCGCGCAGATCCCGTCGATCAACGAGTTCGCGACCTTCCACCGCATCAATCCGGCGACCGCGCTCCGCGGCGTCAACCGACTCGTCGACGACGGGATCGTCGAGAAACGAAGGGGCATCGGCATGTTCGTCACCACCGGCGCGAGGGCGCGCCTCGTCGAACGGCGGCGAGACGAGTTCGCCACCGCCTACATCAGACCGCTCATCGTCGAAGCCGAGAAGCTCGGGCTCGACATCGACCAGCTCGCTGCGCTCATCCGCGCGGAAAGGATCGAATCATGA
- a CDS encoding sodium:proton antiporter, with the protein MAAAAATVLVLIIVWSAFSRPLDRRGITSALFLAAAGLAVTLVVPGAVDISMETIVAERVAEVALVLLLFSDATRLDLRALRHQMAWPGRLLLIGLPLTMLLGIGVGVLVFPDMAIASVVLLATMLASTDAALGQKVVSDEKVPGRVRQALDVESGLNDGLAVPFFLVALSIANAELETGITSAVVSSMAAQIGWGLVGGATAGILGGLLFRMGDRRQWVGREWRQILPLAAALLSFVIADGLGGSGFIAAFVGGVVFGRLAGPVRSTVSIFAEQAGEVFAAITWIGFGALALTRAIPHITWQVLLYAALSLTIVRMVPVAIALAGRGARFPTIAFIGWFGPRGLASLVFVLLAVEEGVPEGEVVLSTVVVTVALSVLLHGLSSVPLVDAYHRWYTAHTAGHPAAGEARPTTMPRRRRQLSGPTWPAPGSRKPE; encoded by the coding sequence ATGGCGGCAGCGGCAGCGACGGTCCTCGTGCTCATCATCGTGTGGAGCGCCTTCTCACGTCCGCTCGATCGGCGCGGCATCACGTCGGCGCTGTTCCTCGCGGCGGCCGGGCTGGCGGTCACGCTCGTCGTGCCCGGCGCGGTCGACATCTCGATGGAGACCATCGTCGCGGAGCGCGTCGCCGAGGTCGCCCTCGTGCTACTCCTGTTCAGCGACGCCACGCGACTGGACCTTCGCGCGCTGCGCCATCAGATGGCCTGGCCCGGCCGGCTCCTGCTGATCGGCCTCCCGCTGACGATGCTCCTCGGCATCGGCGTCGGCGTGCTCGTGTTCCCCGACATGGCCATCGCGTCGGTGGTGCTGCTGGCGACGATGCTCGCCTCGACGGATGCCGCGCTCGGCCAGAAGGTCGTCTCGGACGAGAAGGTCCCCGGCCGGGTCCGCCAGGCCCTCGACGTCGAGAGCGGCCTGAACGACGGCCTGGCCGTGCCGTTCTTCCTCGTCGCGCTGTCGATCGCCAACGCCGAGCTCGAGACGGGCATCACCAGCGCGGTCGTCAGCAGCATGGCCGCGCAGATCGGCTGGGGCCTCGTCGGCGGCGCGACGGCCGGGATCCTCGGCGGGCTGCTGTTCCGGATGGGCGATCGTCGCCAATGGGTCGGGCGGGAGTGGCGCCAGATCCTCCCCCTGGCGGCGGCACTGCTGTCATTCGTGATCGCGGACGGCCTCGGCGGCAGCGGGTTCATCGCGGCGTTCGTCGGCGGTGTCGTGTTCGGGCGTCTCGCCGGCCCGGTCAGGTCGACCGTGAGCATCTTCGCCGAGCAGGCGGGCGAGGTGTTCGCCGCCATCACCTGGATCGGCTTCGGCGCCCTGGCCCTGACGCGCGCGATCCCCCACATCACCTGGCAGGTCCTGCTCTACGCCGCCCTCAGCCTCACGATCGTGCGCATGGTTCCCGTGGCGATCGCCCTCGCGGGACGCGGCGCGCGGTTCCCGACCATCGCGTTCATCGGCTGGTTCGGACCACGCGGACTGGCGTCGCTCGTCTTCGTCCTGCTCGCGGTCGAGGAGGGCGTCCCAGAGGGCGAGGTCGTGCTCTCCACCGTGGTCGTCACCGTGGCGCTCAGCGTGCTGCTGCACGGCCTGAGCTCCGTGCCGCTCGTCGACGCCTACCACCGCTGGTACACGGCGCACACCGCCGGTCACCCGGCCGCGGGCGAGGCCAGGCCCACCACGATGCCCCGGCGCCGGCGTCAGCTCTCCGGCCCGACCTGGCCGGCCCCCGGATCCCGCAAGCCGGAGTGA
- a CDS encoding DMT family transporter, whose amino-acid sequence MSTLLQFIAMGLVWGSSFLFMKVALEGVSFGQVAWSRTVLGGLALGVIVLVMRPRVTAPDGTPGPLLPREGIVWVHFLVVSLTTCVIPYLCFAWAEQYVSSSLASIYNATTPIMTALMATLVFRVEKLGLGKWAGVAVGILGVIVVIGPWQYSALTGSLAGQLACLVATLCYGFTFGYQRKFLSQRPIAPATFAFLSIGVSALVMLALTPWLALHPVDLDFSDDGWLIVGSLLALGVLGTGLAYIWNINVLRAWGPTATSTVTYVTPLVGVALGFILLGERFSWHEPIGALLVLLGILLAQGRLRMPRRRIRA is encoded by the coding sequence GTGTCGACGCTGCTGCAGTTCATCGCGATGGGCCTCGTGTGGGGATCGAGCTTCCTCTTCATGAAGGTCGCGCTCGAGGGCGTCTCGTTCGGGCAGGTCGCGTGGTCGCGCACGGTGCTCGGCGGGCTCGCGCTCGGCGTGATCGTGCTCGTCATGCGCCCGAGGGTCACCGCCCCCGACGGCACGCCGGGGCCGCTGCTGCCCCGCGAGGGCATCGTCTGGGTGCACTTCCTCGTGGTGTCGCTCACGACGTGCGTGATCCCGTACCTGTGCTTCGCATGGGCCGAGCAGTACGTCTCGTCGAGCCTCGCGTCGATCTACAACGCGACGACGCCGATCATGACGGCCCTCATGGCCACGCTCGTGTTCCGGGTCGAGAAGCTCGGGCTCGGCAAGTGGGCGGGCGTCGCCGTCGGCATCCTCGGCGTCATCGTGGTGATCGGCCCATGGCAGTACTCGGCGCTCACCGGGTCGCTCGCCGGGCAGCTCGCCTGCCTCGTGGCCACCCTCTGCTACGGCTTCACGTTCGGGTACCAGCGCAAGTTCCTCAGCCAGCGTCCGATCGCGCCCGCGACGTTCGCGTTCCTCTCGATCGGCGTCTCGGCGCTCGTGATGCTCGCGCTCACGCCGTGGCTCGCGCTGCATCCCGTCGACCTCGACTTCTCCGACGACGGCTGGCTGATCGTCGGATCGCTGCTCGCGCTCGGCGTGCTCGGCACGGGCCTCGCCTACATCTGGAACATCAACGTGCTGCGCGCCTGGGGTCCGACGGCCACCTCGACGGTCACCTACGTGACGCCGCTCGTCGGCGTCGCGCTCGGCTTCATCCTGCTCGGGGAGCGCTTCTCGTGGCATGAGCCGATCGGTGCGCTGCTCGTGCTGCTCGGCATCCTGCTCGCGCAGGGTCGGCTCCGGATGCCGCGGCGGCGCATCCGGGCGTGA
- a CDS encoding carbohydrate kinase family protein, whose translation MTAPIVISGAASWNRIVLLDRLPEPVPHMQFALGDHETVGGTSAGKALGLVGLGHAVRLHTLIGADADGERVRRLLAASGIEVDDLPADATERHLNLMTPAGERVSLYLSTPADPGTPASPDLVRAMTDAAAIVLDLSERSRGLIATARATGRPIWTDIHDYDGTAEFHRPFIESADWIFMNADRIGDDPLPFMRECVRGGASVVVCTLGARGAVAVDATLAEHRIAAVPVEVIDTNGAGDAFMSGVLDAHLAGASLAAALEAGAMHASTVLTTRHLHPSLDALLGNSPVEERGALDRQIDS comes from the coding sequence ATGACCGCTCCCATCGTGATCTCCGGCGCCGCATCGTGGAACCGCATCGTGCTGCTCGATCGCCTGCCGGAGCCGGTGCCGCACATGCAGTTCGCGCTCGGCGACCATGAGACGGTCGGCGGCACGTCCGCGGGCAAGGCGCTCGGACTCGTCGGGCTCGGGCACGCGGTGCGCCTGCACACCCTCATCGGCGCGGATGCCGACGGCGAGCGCGTGCGGCGGCTGCTCGCGGCATCCGGCATCGAGGTCGACGACCTGCCCGCCGACGCGACCGAGCGGCACCTCAACCTGATGACCCCCGCCGGCGAGCGCGTGTCGCTCTACCTCTCGACGCCCGCCGACCCGGGCACGCCCGCGTCGCCCGACCTCGTTCGGGCGATGACGGATGCCGCGGCGATCGTGCTCGACCTCTCGGAGCGTTCGCGCGGGCTCATCGCCACGGCCCGCGCGACCGGGCGGCCGATCTGGACCGACATCCACGACTACGACGGCACCGCGGAGTTCCACCGCCCCTTCATCGAGTCCGCGGACTGGATCTTCATGAACGCCGACCGCATCGGCGACGACCCGCTGCCGTTCATGCGCGAGTGCGTGCGGGGCGGGGCATCCGTCGTCGTCTGCACGCTCGGGGCACGGGGCGCGGTGGCCGTCGATGCCACCCTCGCCGAGCACCGCATCGCCGCCGTGCCGGTCGAGGTGATCGACACGAACGGGGCGGGCGACGCGTTCATGTCGGGCGTGCTCGACGCGCACCTGGCGGGGGCCTCGCTCGCGGCCGCCCTCGAGGCGGGCGCCATGCACGCGTCGACCGTGCTCACGACGCGGCACCTGCACCCGTCGCTCGATGCGCTGCTCGGGAACTCGCCGGTCGAGGAGCGCGGCGCACTCGATCGACAGATAGACAGTTGA